The DNA segment ATATCTTCTCTGTTTGAGAAACCGCACGTGGAGGTTTCATTCTTATAACTCTTTCTTTGCTTGTTGTGAAGAGTCTCATTATAGGAGGCTGAATAACTGGAACTAATGCCATATACGAATATGCCGAGATGGCTATGGCTCCCATTAAGTTTGGAGCAAGTTTTGATGATAAGAATATTGCGGTTGGTCCGTCTGCACCACCGATAATAGCTATCGCTCCTGCTTGATTAGGTTCAAAACCTAAAGCTAAAGCAACGGCATAAGCACCAAAAATACCAAATTGAGCTGCCGCTCCAATAAGCATTAACTTAGGATTGGAAATCAAAGCCGAAAAGTCGGTCATAGCTCCGATGCCTAAGAATATTAAAGGAGGATACCAGCCTTGCAATACCCCTTGGTAAAGAATATTAAGTACAGAGCCTTCTTCGTATATACCAACCTGAAGACCTGCATCTTTGAAAGGAATATTACCAATCAATATACCAAATCCAATTGGGATTAAGAGCATAGGTTCAAATTCAAACTTAATAGCTAAGAAAATGAAGAATAAACCTACGAGTATCATTACAAGGTGACCCATTTCGACATTGGCAAAGCCAGTGTATGTCCAAAAGGTCGCCAGATTATCTAATAAAAATGAAAAGAAATCCATAGTCTTATTCTATTATAATAAGATCTGCTCCTTCAAGCACAGAATCTCCTTTGTTAACTTTTATTTCCTTGATAACACCATCTTTGTCGGCATTGATGGCATTTTCCATTTTCATTGCTTCAAGAACAAGTACTTTTTGCCCTTTCTTTACTGAGTCGCCAACTTTGCAGTTGATGTCTAAGATAACGCCTGGTAGTGGAGAGCGTAAAGCTCCGGCTACACCCCCTGATTGTTGCGGACGAGCAACGGGAGCAACAGTTGTTTGTGCAGGGCGTTTAATAGTTACAACTTGTTTTTTAGTAGGCTTGTTCATCTCTACATTATAAGGTGTACCATTTACTTCTACTTTTGCGATGGTATCCTCAATACTGTTTATAACTACCTTATAAACATTTCCATTAATTGTATATTTAAAACTTTTCATCTTTTACTTTTTTTGAGGTGTTTCTCTTAATGTATAAATCTTGGAACTCCAAGGAGAATAATTGCGTGTAGCACTCTTAATTGTAAGAATGGTGTTCTCTTCGTCGTGTAATTCAGTGGCTTCATAAACTGCCATTGCAATAGCAGCATATATTGCCCCTGATTGTTGAGTAATGTCTTTAGCTTCTTCTTCCGATAATCCAGAAGCTTTCATAGCTCTTCTATTACTTAAACGAACGGCGGTATTGCCCGTAAGCTTGAATGCTAAATATAAAACTATTAGCCCTAAGAACACAACTAACATAGCTGTTACTGTCATTCCGACTCCATGGGGGTCGTTCACCTGAAAGTTTTCTATTTTTTCATTAGAATCTAATATTTTATTATTAGTACTTGGAGTTACTTTATCTAAATATCCCCACGCTATTTGTTCTCCTTTGTAAAGAGAGTTTGTTTCGATTTCTTTATCGATGCGAGCTTGATCCCAACCATCAATAAATAAACCATAGCTTATATCCGCCTTTTGAGGGTGGGGGATAGTGATAGAGTCAATAAGAGTTCTTCCGTCAGAATCAAATAAAGCTATAAAGTTAGGCTTGTTTGCATCTAAAGTAAAGCTTAAATGAAAGTTTCCGTGCCATGGATTAGCGTCGGCCCAGAATAATACATGCTGACGGGGTTTAATTTTAGTCAATACATCTCCTTTTGGAATAGCATACATACGAGGGTTGTTCATATCAGTAGTAAGAAAACAGCCCGCAATATCTACTGTTCCTGCAGAGGAGTTAAATATCTCAATCCATGGATAGTTTTGTCC comes from the Dysgonomonadaceae bacterium PH5-43 genome and includes:
- a CDS encoding biotin carboxyl carrier protein (product_source=COG0511; cath_funfam=2.40.50.100; cog=COG0511; ko=KO:K23351; pfam=PF00364; superfamily=51230) codes for the protein MKSFKYTINGNVYKVVINSIEDTIAKVEVNGTPYNVEMNKPTKKQVVTIKRPAQTTVAPVARPQQSGGVAGALRSPLPGVILDINCKVGDSVKKGQKVLVLEAMKMENAINADKDGVIKEIKVNKGDSVLEGADLIIIE
- a CDS encoding sodium ion-translocating decarboxylase beta subunit (product_source=TIGR01109; cog=COG1883; ko=KO:K20509; pfam=PF03977; superfamily=53901; tigrfam=TIGR01109; transmembrane_helix_parts=Outside_1_19,TMhelix_20_42,Inside_43_48,TMhelix_49_66,Outside_67_80,TMhelix_81_103,Inside_104_115,TMhelix_116_138,Outside_139_164,TMhelix_165_187,Inside_188_221,TMhelix_222_244,Outside_245_263,TMhelix_264_286,Inside_287_292,TMhelix_293_315,Outside_316_360,TMhelix_361_383,Inside_384_384) encodes the protein MDFFSFLLDNLATFWTYTGFANVEMGHLVMILVGLFFIFLAIKFEFEPMLLIPIGFGILIGNIPFKDAGLQVGIYEEGSVLNILYQGVLQGWYPPLIFLGIGAMTDFSALISNPKLMLIGAAAQFGIFGAYAVALALGFEPNQAGAIAIIGGADGPTAIFLSSKLAPNLMGAIAISAYSYMALVPVIQPPIMRLFTTSKERVIRMKPPRAVSQTEKILFPIIGLLLTCFLVPSGLPLLGMLFFGNLLKESGVTRRLAETARGPLIDVITILLGVTVGASTQATQFLNWDSLKIFGLGAFAFIIATAAGVLFVKFFNLFLKDGNKINPLIGNSGVSAVPDSARISQHVGLEYDPTNYLLMHAMGPNVAGVIGSAVAAGILLGFLM
- a CDS encoding Na+-transporting methylmalonyl-CoA/oxaloacetate decarboxylase gamma subunit (product_source=COG3630; cleavage_site_network=SignalP-noTM; cog=COG3630; pfam=PF00932,PF04277; superfamily=74853; transmembrane_helix_parts=Outside_1_207,TMhelix_208_230,Inside_231_314), producing the protein MKQKIGFGLLLLFCTVFAAQAQRTTSLRINEVLVINENNFVDEYGQNYPWIEIFNSSAGTVDIAGCFLTTDMNNPRMYAIPKGDVLTKIKPRQHVLFWADANPWHGNFHLSFTLDANKPNFIALFDSDGRTLIDSITIPHPQKADISYGLFIDGWDQARIDKEIETNSLYKGEQIAWGYLDKVTPSTNNKILDSNEKIENFQVNDPHGVGMTVTAMLVVFLGLIVLYLAFKLTGNTAVRLSNRRAMKASGLSEEEAKDITQQSGAIYAAIAMAVYEATELHDEENTILTIKSATRNYSPWSSKIYTLRETPQKK